A region of the Gemmatimonadota bacterium genome:
CCGGGTGTCTCCGAGGCGGGGGATCGCTCCCGGCGGAGCCTCCTGCCCCGAGACGGGCGGGGCGAGCGCGACCAGCGCGAGCGTCAGCGCTGCGATTCGGAGTCTCATCGATCGAGTTCCTCTCTGTGACCATCTGCCCCGCGTGGCGGGACGGAAATCAGTCCGAAGGCGGCGAGCCGCTCGACCGCGTCGCGCGGCCGGAGCCAGAGCGGCCGCACCCGGCCACAGGCGTCGCAAAACAGGGACCGCAAGGACGCCGACGTCGCACGGCCGTTGGTGCGCTCCCGCGGGAAGCGTCCGCCGGGGCCACACCCGCCACATCGATTACACCACAACGGAGCCTCCGTGCGCTCTCGCCTTCCGTGGTTCGCCAGGCATACGGTATCGTCGCATGGGGCCCTTCCCATTCAAAGCTGAAGCCACCGCTCAGAGACGGCCCGCGAATCGAGCTAACTCGTTGTTCAAGAATCGCTTGAGGCCCGGGGCGCCGATCGGTCCCAGCGCCAGTTTCGTTGTGTGTCCGCAACAACCCTTCCGGCGAGCCGCCTCACTGTTGTAGGTTCGCACCAGAGTCGACCCCGGCTGCTGGACCGACGCGGCACGCGCGGGTGCCCTCGGGGAGGATAGATTTCACGAAAGTGTAGGCGCAGTAGGCACATGGGCCGCGCGGGCGCGCACTCGCACGAAACCTGCCGGGGATGCGAACGGACCGAGTCGCTCTCCCCGGAGTGATTTCCCGCCTTCGAAGCGGGGCGAGTCCAAACGGTACTCTCCCGACCGTACAGGACAGCCTAGATGCCCGAACCGCTGCCGCTGGTGCTGATCGCCAGCCGAGACGAGTGGACGACCCGATCCGTGGAGTCGGTCCTCACTCCCTCAGGCTTCGCCGTCGAGCGCGCGCAGAGCGGGGCCCGGCTGTTGGCCCACGCCGCCGCGACCCGACCCGACGTGGTGCTACTGGGCACCGACCTCCCCGACGAGACGGGGGTGTCGGTGGCGCGCCGGCTACGAGAGGCCAGCGCCGTCCCCCCGAGCACGCCGATTCTCCTGCTCAGCCCTACTCCTCCCTCGCGCGCCGAGCGCATCGCCGCGCTCGAGGCAGGCGCCTGGGACGTCCTCGCCTTCCCGGTCGACCCGAGGGAGCTGCGCGCTCGGTTGAGCGTCTACGCGGGGGCCAAGCGCGACGCCGACGCGGCGCGCGGCGAGGGCTTCGTGGACGCGCATACGGGTCTCTACAACATGCGCGGGCTGCTGCGCAGGAGCGCGGAGATCGCCGCTTTCGCGCGGCGCATGGAGCAGCCGCTCGCGTGCGTCGTGTTCGAGGCGGA
Encoded here:
- a CDS encoding response regulator; the encoded protein is MPEPLPLVLIASRDEWTTRSVESVLTPSGFAVERAQSGARLLAHAAATRPDVVLLGTDLPDETGVSVARRLREASAVPPSTPILLLSPTPPSRAERIAALEAGAWDVLAFPVDPRELRARLSVYAGAKRDADAARGEGFVDAHTGLYNMRGLLRRSAEIAAFARRMEQPLACVVFEADRAGASGIELADGQAPDLSAVATVFLEVGRRSDVLGRVDEAHLAILATDTDDSGARGLARRLSGALEPGTAAALRTGVWAVSDAGQAPADPSEMITLATRAVEA